The following are encoded in a window of Mustela nigripes isolate SB6536 chromosome 3, MUSNIG.SB6536, whole genome shotgun sequence genomic DNA:
- the POLR2K gene encoding DNA-directed RNA polymerases I, II, and III subunit RPABC4, whose amino-acid sequence MDTQKDVQPPKQQPMIYICGECHTENEIKSRDPIRCRECGYRIMYKKRTKRLVVFDAR is encoded by the exons ATGGACACGCAGAAGGACGTCCAACCTCCAAAGCAGCAGCCAATGATATATATCTGCGGAG aatgtcacacagaaaatgaaataaaatccaggGATCCAATCAGATGCAGAGAATGTGGATACAGAATAATGTACAAGAAAAGGACTAAAAGAT TGGTGGTTTTTGATGCTCGATGA